A genome region from Anopheles stephensi strain Indian chromosome 2, UCI_ANSTEP_V1.0, whole genome shotgun sequence includes the following:
- the LOC118505124 gene encoding uncharacterized protein LOC118505124 — protein MTRFVAVLVLTVSVVLLELSRSSFGASLGNAVSPCPNIFQYATDPIKQQIYGIVDTRDQQVDKIGKLELHLSIGGELHSKYVGSIEAIEDSTQILDQFGKGRGVTYRINFPIQEPLPKITKIVFNERELCTGPADRGSFVSAVTLRHFLRSDSCKDKCDHSKIVPTNLNLQLSPPVSAKVSNAPSLPVPATAVAVPKVREGTDTTQKLGGDTPAVQHEYQRTIERKEETNNPQDNSTSVKYIREEITYRKQVISPAGATSLQQDELQLPSFVTN, from the exons ATGACTCGATTTGTGGCCGTGCTAGTGCTGACTGTGTCGGTAGTTCTGTTGGAACTGTCCAGAAGTTCGTTCGGTGCATCGCTAGGTAACGCTGTGTCACCATGCCCCAACATTTTCCAGTACGCCACTGACCCGATAAAGCAGCAGATTTACGGTATCGTTGACACACGTGATCAGCAGGTGGACAAGATCGGAAAGCTGGAATTGCATCTCTCGATCGGAGGTGAGCTACACTCG AAGTACGTCGGTTCGATAGAAGCGATCGAAGACAGTACCCAAATCTTGGACCAGTTCGGCAAAGGTCGCGGTGTGACGTACCGCATCAACTTCCCGATCCAGGAACCGCTGCCCAAAATAACGAAGATCGTCTTTAACGAGCGGGAGCTCTGCACGGGCCCAGCAGATCGCGGCTCGTTCGTAAGTGCCGTAACGCTGCGTCACTTTCTGCGGTCCGACTCGTGCAAGGATAAGTGCGACCACTCCAAGATAGTGCCAACGAATCTGAACCTACAGCTGAGTCCTCCCGTGTCCGCTAAGGTGTCGAATGCACCCTCGCTGCCCGTACCGGCAACGGCCGTAGCGGTACCGAAAGTGAGGGAAGGAACCGATACCACCCAGAAGCTCGGCGGCGATACGCCGGCAGTCCAGCACGAGTATCAGCGCACGATCGAGCGTAAGGAGGAAACGAACAATCCGCAGGACAACAGTACCTCGGTGAAGTACATCCGGGAGGAGATCACGTACCGCAAGCAGGTCATCTCGCCGGCCGGCGCAACGTCCCTGCAGCAAGACGAACTGCAGCTGCCCTCGTTCGTGACCAACTGA